From a single Brassica napus cultivar Da-Ae chromosome C9, Da-Ae, whole genome shotgun sequence genomic region:
- the LOC125592461 gene encoding uncharacterized protein LOC125592461, producing MRDVWKLAIPPKLKMFLWKMKHEAIPVNARLPARQIIPSAKCTFCDEDESIKHLFFHCPFAKEVWKDAPFASNLDTDQILNVQEGIQFAMQTKPLPPTGINSTHLAAWIIWSIWLARNQKIFQNRIFSGQNTLLKALISAREWQAAQSNDIRTQPQRTAPQIENYSDAIICRSDAAWRPGISTAGLAWSFYRANGEIILSHSKPTSFVISSLVAEGLALREAMEHAWTLGLTKVVFESDSSQLIAAVEGESNFSDLHGIVSDVISFSNSMELARFIFRSRINFVLEDGLAKQALDAYLYQPH from the coding sequence ATGCGAGATGTCTGGAAGTTGGCGATCCCTCCTAAGCTCAAAATGTTCTTGTGGAAGATGAAGCATGAAGCCATTCCAGTCAACGCAAGGTTACCCGCTAGACAAATCATCCCCTCCGCAAAATGCACATTCTGCGATGAGGATGAATCTATTAAACATCTCTTCTTCCATTGCCCCTTCGCTAAGGAGGTCTGGAAAGATGCCCCATTTGCCTCAAACCTCGACACAGATCAGATTTTAAATGTCCAAGAGGGGATCCAGTTTGCTATGCAGACCAAACCACTTCCTCCAACAGGTATCAACTCCACACATCTTGCCGCTTGGATAATCTGGTCAATCTGGCTCGCAAGGAATCAAAAAATCTTTCAAAATCGAATCTTCTCGGGGCAAAACACATTACTCAAAGCTCTTATCAGCGCAAGGGAATGGCAAGCGGCTCAAAGCAACGACATAAGAACGCAACCCCAACGCACCGCTCCGCAGATCGAAAACTACTCTGATGCAATCATATGCAGATCTGACGCAGCCTGGCGACCTGGAATTTCGACAGCCGGTTTAGCGTGGAGCTTTTACCGTGCAAATGGAGAGATAATTTTATCTCATAGTAAACCAACCTCTTTTGTGATTTCTTCTCTTGTGGCAGAGGGATTAGCACTGAGAGAAGCCATGGAACATGCATGGACCCTAGGATTGACGAAAGTGGTCTTCGAATCTGATTCTTCTCAACTGATAGCAGCGGTTGAAGGCGAATCAAATTTCTCCGATCTTCACGGAATCGTCTCCGATGTTATCTCTTTCTCAAACTCTATGGAGCTTGCTCGCTTTATTTTTCGTAGTCGCATTAACTTTGTATTGGAAGATGGACTAGCCAAGCAAGCGCTTGATGCGTATCTGTACCAACCACATTGA
- the LOC125592462 gene encoding uncharacterized protein LOC125592462, translating into MNSATKFLVMILFIGVLCTDVGARKLDKVSKEFMDQKSFMFPPMPSTLPTPVVPPVPLPEPISGLGEAVSATKDTKLGISIPKTAATNGVGTELVIIVKKTSGTVTVNGPNPSAYSKSIADRQAGADAEAGPDGAKSNGSSSGYAYTNAGGSTSNSNP; encoded by the exons ATGAATAGCGCAACTAAGTTTCTTGTAATGATCTTGTTCATTGGAGTTCTTTGTACTGATGTAGGCGCAAGGAAGCTCGACAAAGTGTCCAAAGAATTTATGGATCAAAAATCCTTTATGTTTCCGCCGATGCCATCAACGCTTCCGACACCAGTGGTTCCGCCAGTGCCATTACCAGAACCCATATCTGGATTAGGTGAAGCAGTCTCTGCAACAAAAGACACCAAATTAGGCATCTCTATTCCCAAAACTGCCGCTACCAACGGCGTTGGAACTGAGCTTGTCATTATTGTTAAAA AAACCTCTGGAACTGTCACTGTCAATGGTCCTAACCCAAGCGCTTATTCTAAGAGTATCGCTGACCGTCAAGCTGGTGCCGATGCTGAAGCGGGTCCCGACGGTGCTAAAAGCAATGGATCAAGTAGCGGATATGCCTACACCAATGCGGGTGGCAGCACTAGCAACAGTAACCCTTGA
- the LOC106449255 gene encoding S-type anion channel SLAH1-like: MKSLEIPRQEVHIKIDDSLSTTKERNTDLPHAKPIVLMSVLSSLHAGYFRISLSLCSQALLWNIMIAPHSPSMSHLQSSLPSMAFHLLWYLALTTQLSLCVLYALKCFFFFDLVKEEFSHYIGVNYLYAPSISWLILLQSAPMMEPQSVLYQTLFSVFALPVLALDTKLYGQWFTTEKRFLSMMANPASQVSVVANLVAARGAAEIGWMECALCLFSLGMVHYLVIFVTLYQRLPGGKNFPTKLRPVFFLFFAAPAMGSLAWNSICGNFDHLAKMLFFLSLFIFMSLVCRPNLFKKAMKRFNIAWWAYSFPITFLALDSVQYAQDVKDQVASGMMLIFSSISVLIFLGVMVLTAANSNRLLRRDPVLGSAASPKDKQKSSRLGAATC, encoded by the exons ATGAAAAGCTTGGAAATTCCTAGGCAAGAAGTTCACATCAAAATTGATGATTCACTATCGACCACTAAAGAGAGAAACACTGACCTCCCTCATGCCAAACCCATTGTTCTGATGTCTGTTCTGAGTAGTCTCCATGCAGGCTATTTCAGAATAAGCCTCTCTCTCTGCAGCCAGGCTCTGCTATGGAATATAATGATCGCACCTCATTCACCAAGCATGTCTCATTTGCAAAGCAGTCTCCCGTCTATGGCGTTCCATCTCCTTTGGTACCTAGCACTTACAACGCAATTGTCACTTTGTGTTTTGTACGCGTTGaagtgtttcttcttctttgacttGGTGAAAGAAGAGTTCTCACATTATATTGGAGTAAACTATCTTTACGCTCCATCCATCTCATGGCTTATCTTGCTTCAATCAGCTCCAATGATGGAACCACAAAGCGTTCTGTATCAGACATTATTCTCGGTGTTTGCGCTTCCAGTCTTGGCCCTCGACACAAAGCTTTATGGCCAGTGGTTCACAACAGAGAAAAGGTTCCTGTCGATGATGGCAAACCCAGCAAGCCAAGTATCAGTAGTAGCAAACCTAGTGGCCGCACGGGGAGCAGCAGAGATAGGTTGGATGGAGTGTGCTCTATGCTTGTTCTCGCTCGGGATGGTTCACTATTTGGTTATCTTTGTTACACTTTATCAACGCCTACCGGGAGGTAAGAACTTCCCAACCAAGCTGAGGCCagttttcttcttgttctttgcTGCACCAGCCATGGGAAGCCTAGCTTGGAACTCCATTTGTGGAAACTTTGATCATCTAGCAAAGATGTTGTTCTTTCTTTCGCTCTTCATCTTCATGTCCCTG GTCTGTAGGCCAAATCTTTTCAAGAAGGCAATGAAAAGATTCAATATTGCATGGTGGGCTTACTCGTTCCCCATCACTTTTCTTGCATTAGACTCAGTTCAGTATGCGCAAGATGTGAAAGATCAGGTCGCTTCTGGAATGATGCTTATCTTCTCATCTATCTCCGTTTTGATCTTCCTTGGTGTGATGGTACTGACAGCAGCAAACAGCAATAGACTACTCAGACGAGATCCTGTCCTCGGTTCTGCAGCTAGTCCAAAAGACAAGCAAAAGTCATCACGGCTCGGCGCGGCTACATGTTAA